The Palaemon carinicauda isolate YSFRI2023 chromosome 38, ASM3689809v2, whole genome shotgun sequence genomic interval ATTGTCATAAGGCACACTTATTTTCATGCTCATTGCCTCCTAATTTACATTTGGTATAAAAtctactttttgttttgtttcatttgttaatgtcagCTAcccaccccaaaattgggggaagtgccttggtatatgtatgtataaactctaCAACACAGAATGCCTCACTTAATTAATATCTTTTACTATTTGTTCAATAAATTGAAGAATACGGTTTCaaagcttcagagatgaaactggaaagatattgtatatacataaatgaacatCAGTCACACCATTCGCACTAACAAAGACATTTTCAACTACCATGTgattaaacaaaaagaaaaaacttaatattTTCCCGTTAATATACATTAAAAATGGTCTTTCTAATAACACCATCCCAAAGGatccaaatatatagatataatataaagagaAGGCAAAACTCACTGACTTTCAAATTAAATGTTTATGTAATCATAGCAATGCTAATACTAATCACATTTATAAACACAAAGTACAAGAAAACCAATCCATAAATTACTAGTTAAGCCTCTATTACATAAAACATATATCATACCCAGTAAAACTATTTACACACCCAATACCAAAGCTTCTCTATAAAATTCAAAATTCTTTTAAAACTATTTTGATTCTATATTAATCTTTTGAATTCGATATCTACTCTACATTTTCTTAAAATAAGTAATTACCAATAAGAAAGATATCAATCCCATAATATCCACCACAAAACAAACTCTCACATTACCATAGTttctctttatttccattattgatATCTGGTTAAGCTAACATCATTGTTCCTAAATTCAATGCATACTAAACAAACCATTCCCTTCAATTCTAATCATTAACAAGCCAAACGTAATTAAATTATAACAAGTGTAAGTAATACCTTGCACATATTATTATACAAGAGGCTGTAGCTAAGAatgattaaagagaaaaaaaaatcaagtagaagaaaaggaaaatgaacctaCTAGATACAATCTTCATTGATCAAAGTGTCTAAAGAATACCTGAAAATACAGTACAAGTCTACGTAGACTTTAACATCGAGAAATTAAGGAaatattgcatatacagtatagacaAATTGTATATACAATTTGAAACAAATGTAAATTACCTTGATTAAAACTAACACGTCTGAACTCTAGACCATGGTAACTGTGCACTTATATGCTGTAAATACATTAAAACTCTccctttatgatttttttaatttttttttttttttttattcagtttcataCTGATCATGTCGGACACAAGATACTTCAAGTATCTTAACCATCAGTTTTCTGGAATGCATCTACAAGCATTAGAAGATATTTACTCTACAAGACTTGAAAAGTCTATATTGTCACTAACCTTTATTATTATGCACTTTAACCCAACCACAGAGTGCACtaaatttataaagtaattttaaattattttaaatatgcCGTCATAGTAAAACAGTATGACTGAACAATACTAATCTGACAAGGAGAGAAAAGGTTTTCAGTGTAACTCTAAAAATAGCCCTTCCTACTGCTACTACTTTGCTCTCACTAAAACCTATATGCATGTCTAATCTTTATTGAGAAACTCAATATATTGTCTATCTTTAGAATTCTTCATAATGtactgaagaatagacattctgcTGGAGTTTTAATGACCATCAGtctaataataaatttaaacaaaAGCATCCACAGTAATTAAAATGTCTTCTACATTCATTCAAATTGTCTCATGTTAATGAATTGATGGCACTgtcaattttatctttatttaccaTAGTATAGAACCTTTCCATGTCTAAGGTTTTAATTATCCCCAAATTTAGCCATCTATCTTATCTCTATGCAACATTTAAGTATACTGTACTTACCATATGTAACTTTTTTGTGTGTTTTACTAATAACATACTAATACAACATGGTTCTTTCAACACTCATTAGTTTCTACTTACAGCATGTGCACTCGCAAGCCTAGCAGcagcaaaaattatatattttacttgtGACTCTCTCTCCTGTAAATAATTTTGTCCAGAAACCAAAAACCTTTACAGCAAGATTTTACTAGTTTACAAAAATTGCAACACTATGACAATAATCATTTCATTGACCATTAACTACAGtatagtaaaagaagaagaaaaaaaaaaaaaaagttatttctaatGTTAACCCTTGTATAATACTGTTATTTAAAATTTCTAATGCTCTGGGTTTCAACTAGCATTCTCATTGTGttgaaacaaaatatgaaaatattttacaaacaaatcTTTCAGGTAAATTTCCAGTATAGATGTGACTCTGTGGCTCGTTaaacaaatttataataataaaacaggACACCAGAATCAGGTGAGCTTAGCCTTACCTAAAAATACTTGTGTTGGCCTCTAGTGGAAAAGCGTGCTTTTCACAGCACACCACATATGTACTAAACAATATACATTGTGCGGCAAACTGCAGACAAAGCTAAAAGCTAAATATTCTTTGCAGCTTATTTTTAGCTTCAGCTATATTGCTTTCCACATCTTCATTTGTTCCTTTTTGGTCTCTTTACACCTTACTGTTCAACTTCTTTGGCTTTACATTATTAAAATTCTCCCCCTCttctttaaaattatatatgtCAACATTAtactatttcattaaaattataaaaaattactttCAGTGAAGCCACCCATAAAATTATGGTAACAAATTACTACTTTGGAAATCATCTTTTCACATTACTTAATGTCTTCCATAGGAATAAAAGATTTCATTTGCTCCAACCAAAAAATTGTGCATAGATTTTTCCCTTCTTTCCAAATTCAGGTTTACTTCTCCATTCTAATTTGAGCATTAAAAAACTATAACCACACTAACTTATTAACAGACGTATGAACATACTCAATAATGTGATTCTAAGTATTTTGATATTAACAATATCAGCAACTGTTTTCCTTGATGAAATTTGAACTTGAAACGTTCTGAAAAAAGCTCATTGAAACAAAGCATTTTAAAGAACCAAAATATATACAACTTCCATATTTGTACAGAAGTCGTATCTTATAAATGAGAAATTTTTGGTTTTccccttcagaaaaaaaaagatgtcaTAAATAACTTGCAAATTCTCAAAGGAACTTGAAAATCAAGATTAGGCAGAAGTGAAGTGACCCTAAGAAAGAGAGTTTAAAGTTCCTCCTTAACTGGAGAAGTTGGAGAACTTTCAACATCTTCCTTTTTACTTGATACTTGTGAAGAAATATCTTCTTCAACAATTGCTTCAGTTTTTTCAAGAACTGGCTCTTCTTGTGCGTGTTTCTCGATTTCCTCGTCCTCTGTAATTTTTTTGTCATCATCTTCATGatcatcctcaccatcatcatcatcatcatcctcacctaCTATTGTTTCCTCTTTTTCATTATCCTTCTCACTGTATATTTCTGCATCTTGTTTTTCGGCTCCCTTTATCCCCTCTTCAACAGATACTGCTTCCTCTTTTTCATCATCTGATTCCTGTCCTTCTCCTTCCTTCACCACCTGTTGATCTGGGATGGGTTCATCTAATACTTTCTGCTCTTCTACAACTTCCTGGGGCTCCTCTTTAACTTCTTTCTCTTCATCAACATCCTCCACCTTTTCACTTGCACCTACTGACATTTTCACACCTTCTCCATCAACTTCCAAGCTAGGTGTAagttcctcctcctcgtcttcatcTGTATAATCAACACGTAAATAACCTAAATAGTTATTGTAAGGAGAACCAAAGAAAAGATAATCTCCCACCTGGTGTGTTTCCGATATGAAACGTACATTTCCATTGTCTCCTTGGAGAGAGCTTACAATTTTTCCTTCCGCATCTAATTCTACAATAACTGTGGACTGGGAAGCAATAATTTCTGCAATTGGTTGAAGGTGATAAATCTGCAAGATAACATCAAAGAATAATGATAATCTCCCTCAGCCTAGACCAAAAACAATAATGTATCACAAAATAGCCAAAGACAAGGAATTTATTGCAGCATTACTTAGATCACTGATTTTATGGGAACATTTTAAAAGCCCTAACTGTCTGAGGATGCATTTTCAGTTTCTATCTTTATTCCGTTCTTAGTTACATAACGAAATATCAAAATGAGTTGGCGGATGCATGACGCCATTTCTCCTTGGTCAACAATCATGAGCTAGACAGTGATTCTATCACAGCCATGATCACCAGAGGTTTaatatcttgtaatttatttcagCTTTGTTAAATTCTTCTGGGTAACTCTAGGTTATCTAATAATGCTACTTTGGCATCCTCGTTAAACTACTGTACTTACATTAATAgtaaatgcttaaaaaaaaaaaaaaatctatacacaaTAAGTGTAGAAGTTCACAAATTTGCAAAATTGTTGacattttttaaaagatttttatataaaatgaatcaatagaaaataatatacatatatatatatatatatatatatatatatatatatatatatatatatatatatatatatatatatatatatatatatattttaacttggATTGATTTAATATACAGAAGGATTATTTCAAACTAAATGGAGGGGTTTTGTAATACTGCTTTGTTCCCTTCTGCCTTTCCTCTGAGTTTGGTCTGTTCACCTATAAgatgaatacagtactgtaattaccGTACTTAAACTTTATCTCACTCCAAATTTCACCCTtgtcttagagaaaaaaaaaattaaaaagaatttatGGCAAAACCTATGAATTtatttacactaaaaaaaaaaaaaaaaaaaaaaaaaaaacagaaggctcCCATGACTTTTCAACTCATTTCACTACATAAATTTCAATGACATGAAACAATCACATGAGCAATGCAGAATCAAAcgtttaataattttaattgtaatagaataattttaatcattattattattaaaatgattaaaattaatataaataaaaaaaacattaataatagtaCTGTAACAAAATTAATACATACTTATAACTTACCTTATATGATGCATTTTCAGTAAACTGATTTGGATATACCTTAGAAATAGTATCAAAGAGAAACTTGGGTATTCCAAATAAACGCAAGATTAATTTCCGGACAAGAGGGAGCTTTGCTAATACCCTTGTTAGGTCAATTTTTTCTTTGTTGTCAACAGCAACCAAAGACACATAATAGCCACCACCCTTCTTGGCTCTTAGATTGTCCGGTTTGCCAGGTAATCTATCTACAAATACATCGGTCTTTCCAGCATTTGGGCCATTCAGCCAGTGCCTGaaatacaataatattttttaaaagccTAAAAAAGAAATCAGTACACAATCATTTTTTAAAAGCCTAAACAAGAACTTAATATCTTGATTCTCTGTTTATATCAAATGAAC includes:
- the LOC137630532 gene encoding adipocyte plasma membrane-associated protein-like; protein product: MGVVRAVGRVLLDITVLLLVLVLLPGLPPDVKYTYYETEETLPFDGPLAKNDILNDAGRILDGKINGPESIASRDRYELFTSLHNGKILRVWGKNFDHFQVITTIGPGCEGPWQESVCGRPLGLRFAPDGKLIVVDAYLGLFALDVETGKKESLFDIKQEIDGAVPKIPDDLDIDEDGNIYWSDASSVVDLSNGIVEMLSDPSGRLIKFDSKTKTNSVLLKNVHFANGVQLSPDRDFVLVCETFRSRVLRHWLNGPNAGKTDVFVDRLPGKPDNLRAKKGGGYYVSLVAVDNKEKIDLTRVLAKLPLVRKLILRLFGIPKFLFDTISKVYPNQFTENASYKIYHLQPIAEIIASQSTVIVELDAEGKIVSSLQGDNGNVRFISETHQVGDYLFFGSPYNNYLGYLRVDYTDEDEEEELTPSLEVDGEGVKMSVGASEKVEDVDEEKEVKEEPQEVVEEQKVLDEPIPDQQVVKEGEGQESDDEKEEAVSVEEGIKGAEKQDAEIYSEKDNEKEETIVGEDDDDDDGEDDHEDDDKKITEDEEIEKHAQEEPVLEKTEAIVEEDISSQVSSKKEDVESSPTSPVKEEL